A window from Lates calcarifer isolate ASB-BC8 linkage group LG7_2, TLL_Latcal_v3, whole genome shotgun sequence encodes these proteins:
- the poglut1 gene encoding protein O-glucosyltransferase 1, whose protein sequence is MERSWLWRVLILLQVCDLFLIGAAGKEWKKIRENISDAVQGYSPCNPVNCSCHLSVLQHDLQPFNGGISEDVMAATVQRGVGTHYQIIGHKLYREHNCMFPARCSGVEHFILEVIDRLPDLEMVVNVRDYPQVPSWVQPTLPVFSFSKTSDYQDIMYPAWTFWEGGPAVWPIYPTGLGRWDLMRADLKKSAAQWPWKRKESKGFFRGSRTSPERDPLILLSREAPELVDAEYTKNQAWKSEKDTLGRPPAKEIPLVDHCKYKYLFNFRGVAASFRFKHLFLCGSLVFHVGDEWQEFFYPQLKPWVHYIPVKQDLSDLRELLQFVKENDDIAQEIATRGKEFILNYLQMQDVSCYWERLLTEFSQLLTYKPKRKNGYNQIAHKPIKTEL, encoded by the exons atggaaCGCTCTTGGCTATGGAGGGTTTTAATACTACTGCAagtttgtgatttatttttgattggTGCAGCAG GCAAAGAGTGGAAGAAAATTAGAGAAAACATATCTGACGCTGTTCAAGGGTACTCTCCCTGCAACCCTGTCAACTGTAGCTGCCATCTAAG tgttcTCCAACATGACTTGCAGCCCTTTAATGGGGGAATCTCTGAGGATGTCATGGCTGCAACTGTTCAAAGAGGGGTGGGAACCCACTACCAAATCATTGGTCACAAGTTGTATAGAGAGCACAACTGTATGTTCCCTGCCAG GTGCAGTGGGGTGGAGCATTTCATCCTGGAGGTAATTGATAGGTTACCTGACTTGGAGATGGTGGTTAATGTCAGGGATTACCCTCAGGTCCCAAGCTGGGTGCAGCCGACCCTGCCTGTCTTCTCTTTCAGTAAG ACCTCAGACTACCAGGACATCATGTACCCTGCATGGACATTTTGGGAGGGCGGGCCTGCTGTGTGGCCAATATACCCCACTGGACTGGGGAGATGGGATCTGATGAGGGCTGACCTGAAAAA GTCTGCAGCACAGTGGCCATGGAAGAGGAAAGAGTCCAAAGGATTCTTCAGAGGCTCACG GACCAGTCCAGAGCGAGACCCTCTGATCCTTCTGTCCAGAGAAGCTCCAGAGCTGGTGGATGCAGAGTACACAAAGAACCAGGCCTGGAAGTCTGAGAAG GACACACTGGGGAGACCCCCAGCAAAAGAAATCCCACTGGTTGACCACTGTAAATACAA gtATTTGTTCAACTTCCGGGGTGTGGCAGCCAGCTTCCGCTTCAaacatctcttcctctgtggttcTCTGGTGTTTCACGTGGGGGATGAATGGCAGGAGTTCTTTTACCCACAGCTCAAGCCCTGGGTCCACTACATCCCAGTCAAGCAGGATCTCTCTGATCTCAG GGAACTCCTACAGTTTGTTAAAGAGAACGATGACATAGCACAGGAAATTGCTACAAG AGGGAAGGAATTCATTCTCAACTACCTGCAGATGCAAGATGTTTCCTGCTACTGGGAGAGACTCCTCACTGAGTTTAGCCAGCTTCTCACCTACAAACCCAAAAGAAAGAATGGCTACAACCAGATCGCCCACAAACCCATCAAGACGGAGCTATAA
- the LOC108900590 gene encoding calsequestrin-2: MQQIWLSLLSGLCLRLVFYCSAEEGLEFPNFDGKDRVLDINERNYKKALKRYDLLCLFYHEPVPANKGLQKRFQMTELVLELTAQVLENKDIGFGMVDSQKDVKVARKLGLEEVGSLYVFKDDRVIEFDGELSADTLVEFLLDVLEDPVEMINNAMELRAFERMEEDIRLIGYFKGEDSYYKAFQEASERFQPYIKFFATFDKSVAKHLSLKMNEVNFYEPFMEEPAILPGRPLTEMDIVEFVNQHRRATLRKLRAENMFETWEDDMDGIHIVAFAEEEDPDGYEFLEILKDVARDNTNNPELSIVWIDPDDFPLLTTYWEKTFKLDLFRPQIGVVNVTDVSKSLTAPKLDSVWLDMSNDEDLPTAEELEDWIEDVLSGRVNTEDDDESADDQENSDSYNTEDSDESHDDDDDDDSDD; the protein is encoded by the exons ATGCAGCAAATCTGGCTCTCTCTACTATCTGGCCTCTGCCTTCGCCTGGTTTTCTATTGCAGTGCTGAGGAGGGTCTCGAGTTCCCTAATTTTGATGGGAAGGACAGGGTGCTGGACATCAACGAGCGCAACTACAAGAAGGCTTTGAAGAGATACGACCTGCTGTGTCTGTTCTACCATGAACCTGTGCCAGCCAACAAGGGTCTACAGAAGCGGTTCCAGATGACAGAGCTGGTACTGGAG CTCACAGCTCAAGTCCTGGAGAACAAAGATATTGGTTTTGGGATGGTGGACTCCCAGAAGGATGTCAAAGTAGCCAGAAAACTAG GTCTGGAGGAGGTGGGCAGCTTGTATGTTTTCAAGGACGACCGTGTCATTGAGTTTGACGGGGAGCTTTCAGCAGACACATTGGTGGAGTTCCTGCTGGAT GTGTTGGAGGACCCAGTGGAAATGATCAATAATGCCATGGAGCTGCGAGCCTTTGAGAGAATGGAGGAGGACATCCGCCTCATCGGCTACTTTAAGGGAGAAGACTCAT actATAAAGCTTTTCAGGAGGCGTCAGAGCGTTTTCAACCTTACATCAAGTTCTTTGCTACATTTGATAAATCT GTAGCCAAACATCTCTCCCTCAAGATGAATGAGGTGAATTTCTATGAGCCGTTTATGGAGGAGCCTGCCATCCTGCCAGGCAGACCTCTGACAGAGATGGACATTGTTGAGTTTGTCAACCAACACAGACG GGCTACACTGAGGAAGCTCCGGGCAGAGAATATGTTTGAGACATGG GAAGACGACATGGATGGGATACATATTGTTGCGTTTGCTGAGGAAGAAGATCCAG ATGGATATGAGTTCCTGGAGATCCTGAAAGACGTGGCCAGAGACAACACCAACAACCCTGAACTCAGCATTGTCTGGATCGATCCTGATGACTTTCCTCTG CTGACCACTTACTGGGAAAAAACCTTCAAGTTGGATCTGTTCAGACCTCAAATTGGTGTTGTCAACGTAACAGATGTAAGTAAGAGTCTTACTGCACCAAA GCTGGACAGCGTGTGGCTCGACATGTCCAACGACGAGGACTTGCCCACTGCGGAGGAGCTAGAGGACTGGATAGAGGACGTCCTGTCAGGGAGGGTGAACACAGAGGACGATGACGAGTCTGCTGATGACCAGGAAAACTCTGACAGCTACAACACAGAGGACAGTGATGAAAGtcatgacgatgatgatgatgatgacagtgatgacTAA